A genomic window from Equus caballus isolate H_3958 breed thoroughbred chromosome 5, TB-T2T, whole genome shotgun sequence includes:
- the ZNF648 gene encoding zinc finger protein 648 (The RefSeq protein has 4 substitutions compared to this genomic sequence), which yields MAQVDPQDRWDEVSPLCSLTEDPRMPSVNLGSEDEDGGETGDQGGTGDPDHQARSKGSSQVTQDNPDSRWQHPPGQKEEKVSDSFRAGSVGKKPMATPGKKASWGRDESKITQTQDSPEASTAPGVLPSGLSHKLLGQRQPPGVSLPAGDDGDSRANLEAALGVPSSFSGPGSYFRAQKGVDRASNNSSLACFPKLGGSWDLPTQETRTPAQGSATAARLAEAVLAKARTGQKGQHPAGAGEGGQEEVRPNKCRRAGRAFQKPSNRLSPAQTRGAKPYACELCGKAYSHRGTLQQHRRLHTGERPYRCPFCDKAYTWSSDHRKHIRTHTGEKPYPCPDCGKAFVRSSDLRKHQRNMHSNNKPFPCAECGLTFNKPLSLLRHQRTHLGEKPFRCPACDREFAVASRMMEHQRVHSGERPFPCPTCGKCFTKSSNLMEHQTLHTGQRPFKCADCGVAFAQPSRLVRHQRIHTGERPFPCAQCGQAFARSSTLKRHQQIHSGEKGFLCAECGRAFRIASELAQHIRVHNGERPYQCEDCGQAFTRSNHLQRHRAKHHACKKEPNPSSSDE from the coding sequence ATGGCCCAGGTGGACCCCCAGGACAGGTGGGACGAGGTGTCTCCTCTCTGCAGCTTGACTGAGGACCCCCGGATGCCGAGCGTTAACTTAGGGAGTGAGGACGAGGATGGAGGGGAGACAGGAGACCAAGGAGGCACTGGTGACCAGGATCACCAGGCCCGTTCAAAGGGCAGCTCCCAAGTGACTCAGGACAATCCTGACTCGCGGTGGCAGCATCCACCTggccagaaggaagagaaagtgtCTGACTCTTTTAGAGCTGGGAGTGTGGGGAAGAAACCTATGGCGACGCCTGGAAAGAAGGCCAGCTGGGGAAGAGATGAGTCAAAGATCACGCAGACCCAGGACTCACCCGAAGCAAGCACAGCTCCAGGTGTCCTCCCCAGCGGCCTCTCGCACAAGTTGTTAGGTCAGAGGCAACCTCCTGGGGTCTCATTACCTGCAGGTGATGATGGAGACTCCAGGGCAAACCTGGACGCCGCCTTGGGTGTCCCATCCAGCTTCTCTGGTCCTGGAAGCTATTTCCGTGCACAGAAAGGTGTAGACATGGCCTCAAACAACTCCTCCCTGGCGTGTTTCCCCAAGCTGGGGGGCAGTTGGGACCTCCCCACGCAAGAGACACGCACGCCAGCGCAGGGGTCGGCCACCGCCGCCAGGTTGGCAGAGGCGGTGCTGGCGAAAGCGCGTACAGGCCAAAAGGGCCAGCACCCAGCGGGCgcgggggagggcgggcaggAGGAGGTGCGTCCCAACAAGTGCAGGCGAGCTGGGCGGGCCTTCCAGAAGCCCAGCAACCGGCTGAGCCCGGCGCAGACGAGGGGCGCCAAGCCTTACGCGTGCGAGCTGTGCGGGAAGGCCTACTCCCACCGGGGCACGCTCCAGCAGCACCGGCGCCTGCACACGGGCGAGCGGCCCTACCGGTGCCCTTTCTGCGACAAGGCCTACACCTGGTCCTCCGACCACCGCAAGCACATCCGCACCCACACAGGCGAGAAGCCCTACCCGTGCCCGGACTGCGGGAAGGCCTTCGTGCGCTCCTCGGATCTGCGCAAACACCAGCGCAACATGCACAGCAACAACAAGCCCTTCCCGTGCGCCGAGTGCGGCCTGACCTTCAACAAGCCGCTGTCGCTGCTGCGCCACCAGCGCACGCACCTGGGCGAGAAGCCCTTCCGCTGCCCGGCCTGCGACAGGGAGTTCGCCGTGGCCAGCCGGATGATGGAGCACCAGCGTGTGCACTCCGGCGAGCggcccttcccctgccccacctGCGGCAAGTGCTTCACCAAATCCTCCAACCTGATCGAGCACCAGACGCTGCACACCGGCCAGAGGCCCTTCAAGTGCGCCGACTGCGGCGTGGCCTTCGCGCAGCCCTCGCGCCTCGTGCGCCACCAGCGCATCCACACCGGCGAGCGGCCCTTCCCTTGCGCGCAGTGCGGCCAGGCCTTTGCCCGCTCCTCCACCCTGAAGCGGCACCAACAGATCCACTCCGGGGAGAAGGGCTTCCTCTGTGCCGAGTGTGGCAGGGCCTTCCGCATTGCCTCCGAGCTGGCCCAGCACATTCGGGTGCACAACGGGGAGAGGCCCTACCAGTGTGAGGACTGCGGCCAGGCCTTCACCCGGTCCAATCACCTCCAACGACACCGGGCCAAGCACCACGCCTGCAAGAAGGAGCCCAACCCCTCCTCCTCTGACGAGTGA
- the ZNF648 gene encoding zinc finger protein 648 isoform X1: protein MAQVDPQDRWDEVSPLCSLTEDPRMPSVNLGSEDEDGGETGDQGGTGDQDHQARSKGSSQVTQDNPDSRWQHPPGQKEEKVSDSFRAGSVGKKPMATPGKKASWGRDESKITQTQDSPEASTAPGVLPSGLSHKLLGQRQPPGVSLPAGDDGDSRANLDAALGVPSSFSGPGSYFRAQKGVDMASNNSSLACFPKLGGSWDLPTQETRTPAQGSATAARLAEAVLAKARTGQKGQHPAGAGEGGQEEVRPNKCRRAGRAFQKPSNRLSPAQTRGAKPYACELCGKAYSHRGTLQQHRRLHTGERPYRCPFCDKAYTWSSDHRKHIRTHTGEKPYPCPDCGKAFVRSSDLRKHQRNMHSNNKPFPCAECGLTFNKPLSLLRHQRTHLGEKPFRCPACDREFAVASRMMEHQRVHSGERPFPCPTCGKCFTKSSNLIEHQTLHTGQRPFKCADCGVAFAQPSRLVRHQRIHTGERPFPCAQCGQAFARSSTLKRHQQIHSGEKGFLCAECGRAFRIASELAQHIRVHNGERPYQCEDCGQAFTRSNHLQRHRAKHHACKKEPNPSSSDE from the coding sequence ATGGCCCAGGTGGACCCCCAGGACAGGTGGGACGAGGTGTCTCCTCTCTGCAGCTTGACTGAGGACCCCCGGATGCCGAGCGTTAACTTAGGGAGTGAGGACGAGGATGGAGGGGAGACAGGAGACCAAGGAGGCACTGGTGACCAGGATCACCAGGCCCGTTCAAAGGGCAGCTCCCAAGTGACTCAGGACAATCCTGACTCGCGGTGGCAGCATCCACCTggccagaaggaagagaaagtgtCTGACTCTTTTAGAGCTGGGAGTGTGGGGAAGAAACCTATGGCGACGCCTGGAAAGAAGGCCAGCTGGGGAAGAGATGAGTCAAAGATCACGCAGACCCAGGACTCACCCGAAGCAAGCACAGCTCCAGGTGTCCTCCCCAGCGGCCTCTCGCACAAGTTGTTAGGTCAGAGGCAACCTCCTGGGGTCTCATTACCTGCAGGTGATGATGGAGACTCCAGGGCAAACCTGGACGCCGCCTTGGGTGTCCCATCCAGCTTCTCTGGTCCTGGAAGCTATTTCCGTGCACAGAAAGGTGTAGACATGGCCTCAAACAACTCCTCCCTGGCGTGTTTCCCCAAGCTGGGGGGCAGTTGGGACCTCCCCACGCAAGAGACACGCACGCCAGCGCAGGGGTCGGCCACCGCCGCCAGGTTGGCAGAGGCGGTGCTGGCGAAAGCGCGTACAGGCCAAAAGGGCCAGCACCCAGCGGGCgcgggggagggcgggcaggAGGAGGTGCGTCCCAACAAGTGCAGGCGAGCTGGGCGGGCCTTCCAGAAGCCCAGCAACCGGCTGAGCCCGGCGCAGACGAGGGGCGCCAAGCCTTACGCGTGCGAGCTGTGCGGGAAGGCCTACTCCCACCGGGGCACGCTCCAGCAGCACCGGCGCCTGCACACGGGCGAGCGGCCCTACCGGTGCCCTTTCTGCGACAAGGCCTACACCTGGTCCTCCGACCACCGCAAGCACATCCGCACCCACACAGGCGAGAAGCCCTACCCGTGCCCGGACTGCGGGAAGGCCTTCGTGCGCTCCTCGGATCTGCGCAAACACCAGCGCAACATGCACAGCAACAACAAGCCCTTCCCGTGCGCCGAGTGCGGCCTGACCTTCAACAAGCCGCTGTCGCTGCTGCGCCACCAGCGCACGCACCTGGGCGAGAAGCCCTTCCGCTGCCCGGCCTGCGACAGGGAGTTCGCCGTGGCCAGCCGGATGATGGAGCACCAGCGTGTGCACTCCGGCGAGCggcccttcccctgccccacctGCGGCAAGTGCTTCACCAAATCCTCCAACCTGATCGAGCACCAGACGCTGCACACCGGCCAGAGGCCCTTCAAGTGCGCCGACTGCGGCGTGGCCTTCGCGCAGCCCTCGCGCCTCGTGCGCCACCAGCGCATCCACACCGGCGAGCGGCCCTTCCCTTGCGCGCAGTGCGGCCAGGCCTTTGCCCGCTCCTCCACCCTGAAGCGGCACCAACAGATCCACTCCGGGGAGAAGGGCTTCCTCTGTGCCGAGTGTGGCAGGGCCTTCCGCATTGCCTCCGAGCTGGCCCAGCACATTCGGGTGCACAACGGGGAGAGGCCCTACCAGTGTGAGGACTGCGGCCAGGCCTTCACCCGGTCCAATCACCTCCAACGACACCGGGCCAAGCACCACGCCTGCAAGAAGGAGCCCAACCCCTCCTCCTCTGACGAGTGA